In Cyclopterus lumpus isolate fCycLum1 chromosome 5, fCycLum1.pri, whole genome shotgun sequence, the genomic stretch TTGGCAGATTGATTAATTATAAAAATCATCATAGTTTGCAGTCCTACAACAGGGAGACATTGAGTTCAAATGTTGGCATTTAGGTTTGCAGTATTACAGGCAGATAAGGACCAGAAACACATCACTGAGTAAGGGTATTATTAACGGTATTATACACAGGTATTAACATAAGAGCCAGTCTATACTTGAGTCAGTTGGAGTTCACATGAAGTGGAAGACACCCCAGGGAGACACCTGACCATCACAGGGCTAACCCAAATAGGAGACTCACGTTCGTGCTTGTTGGCGGTTTACAATCACTGTCCAGGCCTTTGCTTGTCTCTGGAATGTGGGATTAAACGTAaatggaaaaacacaaacacatcaactCCTTGCAGGAAGGGTTTGGCCTAAGGATCAAAGCCAGGTCCTTCTCGTTGTCAGGCAACAGTGCTAATTATGTTGTGGTCTAAGAGGTTTGCTGTGGTTTTAAGGACAACCTGTGCTGTTTTGTGTCCCTTTTCCACAACAAGCTTTATATGGTTATAACCATTGACTGAACAAACACTGGCACataaacatttgaatatttcattAAGTATAATCGACAGGCACtaattatatacatacattattttaagattaatatttaatgttagTTGTTCTGTAaatctttttgatttgtttccctGTGTCTCAGATTGTAATGATTTTTAGATATGGACGACATAAACCTTCATTATCGCTTTCTGAACTGGAGAAGGCGAATTCGAGAAATTCGTGAAGTACGCGCAGTGCGATACCGGGAGCGGCTCAAAAGGATGCTAAGAGAAGGAGACATACTCAGGTAGCAGTGATGAGCAATGGCACCATGAGTGTTTGAACTGGAGACACACAATTCGTATGTGATTAAGTCCCTGATGTTATGCTAGAGATGCTCCTTTGCTTGCTGAATCAGCATCCCACTTTGCTTGTATTTGTCAGAAGTCATGATTGTAGTcataattagttttttctttttgcatctcCTTGTAGGTATCATGGGAATTCAGATGAAGTGGGCTGTTTTGTTGCAGCCAGGCCATTGTTGAGAAGAAATCGCTACTTTGAAGTAAGAGTTGATCATTTCCTTTTTATCCATGACTATTGATACGACACAGAAGcgacaattaaaaaaatcatatcCCTATGTCAGGGAAATGGAACAGCCACACTCTTCATTTTGATTTTACATGTAAATCTGATTGATTAACAATAATTCTCTACTTTGTGTCCTTACTTGTGTTATATTCAATGATGAACCCAAACTGAACTCAAACCTGACTTGGGCTGTTTATGTGCCACAGTTTATTGTTGATTAATTGCTAGTGTAATATTTTATACATAAATAAGCTTCATTCCCACTCGaattttcacaaaattcaacaTAATTAGGATTACTAGTATGCACACAAATCAATAATTTGTTGTGGTTTGGTTGAAAACGTATTGGTCGATAATACTAATATTAGCCCCTTCATTACTGGAAGCTGGAAATAACTATTTTTCACCACAGTTCATTGGTTATCCAGTGCCTGGGATATCAGCTAAGATACATTTCAGACGACAACATTCTCTATCAAAATAGTGTTTTGTGAAGATCAGTatgtattcaattaaattaaattcagtttattttgtatagcccaaaatcacaaatttcaaattggcctcagagggctttacaatatgtacacatatagtgttaacttttatatttttagtATTCATTATGGATTTTGGACACAGCCCTTGTTCTGTGATAGAGGCTTGGCAGTATGTCTCATTGCTTCTATTCTTTGCGCTCAGCCATACTGAAAAGGAAATTATGACACTTACCTAGAAACAGCTCTTTTATGAGAAACAAAGATCTTTCAGCTTGGAAATGCTACATCGTGCGCTGGGACTGAAAGTACAGTGATTACTGAAGCTAATGTTGGTTTTTCAAGTCATATATGCCAACATAATTTCTACCAAAGTCCGAAGCAGCGTGTCATCAATTAAGTCCCAGCACAGTAAAATAGCAACAGATTCACCTGTGCATGCTGTACATCTCTTCTTGAACAACTTTGATGTTGACACACTGTTCAAGTGGGGTTCAGAAAAAAATTCTCTATCTTTTGAttacatgatttttttttattgtaaaacataaaataataatatatttttggaTTAGAAAAGAAACCAAGTAAAAATAGCTGTAGTCTTCCAGTAAATGTATTCACACATTTCCTGCAAAATTCATGCTATTAACATCAATTCACTTCATACAAGCAGTGTTgtgagtccagctcctcttagATACTGTTGCTATGCCTGTCAGGCCTTCAACCCTAGCATGGAACATGCATCGTTTACAACGATAACAAAGGCAGATTTTGAACTCGAAATTCTCTGCACGTTTTAAACCAACGAGTActtgaaacaaaaacaggattcacaTCTCTAGCAAGCAAACAACCATTTTGGCACCAGGAATTACAGCTGTTTTAGGAAGATTTTATCAgctgtagctagctagctcattAAGATAATGTTAGTTCCATGAGTAGTTTGAAAACGTCTGACTTTTTAACTAGTGTTTCTAGCTGACTCGTTTGAAAACGTGAAATATGCACTTGATGGCTACTTGCATGCCATTGTGCTAAAATGCCAGCAACAAGCCTTAGTTGCCTGGTGGGGGCTAAAGTATACAATACTATACTGTTGACACCAGCTGAGTCAGATTCTTTATTTGTAAGCAGCCCCAGTTAGAAGCCAGTAAAACAACCAGTATGAAGGGTCAATACTGTACTAGATACCATAACACTGCATGTACAGCTGCTGCatacagatacagtatattaaagTGTCAGTAGTGCTTTTGATGTGATGGATGTACTGACTTGATCTGATACAGGGGCTTTCTTTTTCCAAGGGGGCAAACTGGTTTCACAAAGCCAAATAAGTTACCATTACAAATcgtgttttagtttgtttatttcttgGTAGTCTAGACACTGTAGCACACAAACATTCAGGACAGTGACTGTTCCTCAGAATTAACCATGTTCAAACTtgcctaaaacacacacatcctgctCACGTGTAGTAAAACAGTAACTAACCCTCTCAACCTTTATACTTGCGCATGCTTCGTCCTTGTGACTCAATTTGTGGGAGCCAcgtaggaggaggaaggggacgATTCGTGTAAATGAGCATATGTGCTAATAAATGTTAGGAAAGTGGATGCTGATTCTAAATATCTGGCAGTAGATTTTAGGATGTATCTGCATGTTTtacagacacagaaaaaaaggtcCGCATTACTTCTCACTTTCAGGAGGCCAGCGTTGAGGTCATGGGAAAGAACTTAAAAGTTTCCTCTGCTCCATGTCCTGGATTTGCCAGCAGTACTCCGATTGCAGTGCTTCCATGTACGGCTCCCTAGGGATGATGTCATATGGTCAATATTCAGTTATGATAACAATGGTAAAGGCCAGCTCTTTACCTCAGGGTTTTCACTTTGAACCAAGATGTAGCTCTGTAAAAAAAGATACTATATAGTTCCAGGTTGGTTTGGACATTTTATGAAGTGAAAAGAGAAGCAGTGCCAACCCAAAAGCAACATGTAAAAAGCCTGAAGGAGCAGCGGCAGAATGCTTTTCTGGCAAATAAAACTGCATCACTCAAGTTGTCATTTTGAAAACTTTATCTCTCTAATATATGATATTCCTACCAGTAAATCGGAATAACTAGGAGATTAACTATAGTATTGATTGCCAAGAAATGCTATACAGACATTTGTGGTCTGCAGAGAATGAGTCCCTCTAGCTTTGGTGATCCCATAACATCGGTAGAAGCATATTTGTCCAATATTTTAGTTTATGACTAAAtgcctgcaaaactaatgacattcccgtCAGCCTCAGTTGTGTTTAGTGATAATATTAGCAAATATTAACATGCTAATGTGCCAAACTAAGTCTAAGCTAATCATCTGTAAAGTTGCGTTGTCATTGGGAGCATGTTGCAattttagcattagcatttagctcaaagcatgAGTACAGCTTCACAGAGCAGCTAGCATGGCTATAGACTTTTAGTCTTGATTGTTGAAGAATAACGTAGTGTTAGCTGTATAGACAGGATTATACATTGCGTCTTCACCCTCGCTCCCTCGTTTCATACACTTCTTCTTGTTTCAtacacttcttcttcctcaacaAAGTTTGTTCTGCTGATGCACAATATAGAAGCCTTCCACATGATGTGTAATGATGACTCGCTGCTCTGGATGTTAACAGGTTGAGATCCAAAAATTAAATGACTCCTCACAAGAAGAAACCACGTTTTGATGCTCACTTCCTTCGTTCACAGACTACATTCCGATTAAAATGAAGTCAATTTGGTGACAATACTGTTTTAAGACGAAGATAATCCGTTAATGTTCCTAAAAAGGAGATTTTGAACTGCAGTtatactctctctcttttgtctttgtggtgtTTGCAGGTGACCATCATCGATACAGGAGTGAGGGGAATGATTGCTGTTGGTTTGGTACCTCAGCTCTACAAGCTGGACCATCAGCCCGGCTGGCTCCCGCACTCTGTGGCTTTTCATGCCGATGATGGCAAGTATGTGACAAAGatgattttctttatatatactGTCGACTGAACCTGTTGTTATTGATACATGGAGATACAGCAAAATAATGTACTTCTGATTGACACAGCGTAatgttacacatacacacgctcacagaacacgtgtcctcatgtTAAAGGATAGGTCCACAATTCTTTCCTTTCTGTCTTACAATAATAGCCACATGAACATTGAAACAGGTTTTGCTTGCTGTTATCATTCCACCTGTCCATACATACTGGTCATTAAGAGATCCCTtcttttactactactacttacatAGAGGGAGTTGACACAAATGAGCTTCTGATTATGTGCCATATTGCCTTCATTTTCAATTACTGGACATTTTTTCTAGGTGCCTTCTGGTGTTTTTCTGTGAACATCTGCACAATTTGATAATGATGAGCCTTAATGATTAGCCATTCAACCTCTCCTACTTTTCTCTCAACAGGCTGTATAATGGCAACACTGTAGGTCAGCAGCTTGGTCCAAAATGCTGCAGAGGTGACAGAATCGGCTGTGGAGTTTCTCTGGACTCTGATGATGGACAGCTAACTGTGTTTTTTACCAAGAATGGCAAAGAAGTAAGTGcaatttgttatatatatatgaatgtactCAAAGTTCCCAGCTAGCTTTCCCTCAACAGTACAGTGTCTGATTGTGTGCCTAGGTTGGCAGTGTGGACATCCTAGCATCTCCTGATGCTCTCTTCCCCGCAGTGGGAATGCACTCTTTGGGAGAAGAAGTGCTGCTGGACCTGAACGCTGAATGGGgtatggaggaggatgatggacaGATGATTGTGGATAGTCATGAGGAGGACTGGGGCCGTCTCCATGACATCAAGGTGACCGGCACGGTAAGTCCTGTTGCTGAGAgatggacaaaagaaaaatgtatatacTAAAAGATGTTCCACTGTGAGCAGGTCTGCATTCAGCATATAATTTAAGTATCCCAACCCTTTAAGAAGAACTACACAGATTTTACACTCAAAAGTCTGTTTTCAGCTCTTGGGGAGTAAAACAGTTGTATAAAGCATTTgtggctccagagggagctagtttgaaaatgaaatctTTTATATGTTCATACgttcaaaatcaaaaatacatattttctattATAGTTATTGATGTGCCATGTAGTCCCATTATATTAGAGAGAAGGCATACATCTCTATGGCTGATTTCTCCATAACTAGGCAACTCGTGGCAAAACCACCTAGGTCATCTACAATGTTATAAATGCCTTTCATCTTAAAGCTTACAACATCTGTTTCTTAAACAATAGTTTCTTTAAAACTATAAGTTTACATTTCAGGAAGATAACATTTTTCTTCAATACCATCATTTACATGACAATTGATAAATAGCGCtagtagtaaaagtaaaaatatgtattttatgataatacaaatatattgtgtttttttggaagTAATTAAAAGCAACAGGAATTGATTATAAACTCAAAAGAGAAATGTTCCCACAAACTGGTAACTGTCAAATCCAAAATCAGAAAAATCCATACTGAAGTATgaatttttattataatatttataatatatataaggCAAAGTGCAGACGTTTAGATACCAAGTCCTCACCCAAATCCCAGATGGTCGATACAGAAATACAGACGTAAATATTAGCTTCTGCTAAATACCTGTTGGGAACAGACCAATACTTTTTCTAAAGAACTACttgacctcctctctctctttctctttgtttgggACTTCACCCATCCCTCTGAcgcagtgtttgtgtctgactCAGGCGTTGATACACATAAAACCTGAATAGAAAAAGGATGGGAGTGGAAGCGCAATAGCCCTTAGGCATTACCTGTATGCCACCCgcacatttatttatgctttATTTCTACAAATGTCCTGTATGAATTCAGGGCCCACAAACTGCTGTCTGATTTTCTTGCTGAGACTCATCAATTACACATGTGCACACCTTCGCAGTACATGAAAGCTGTCcggacataaaaacaaaacatgtaatgtaacaaggcaagagtgttgtttttctttggaaTTTCAAGGCTTATGGTGGATAGCATAGTGTGCTttgatatttttattgtcatacATGTAAGTTTTTTGATGAGAGGTCTGTGCTCTCAAACTATTA encodes the following:
- the LOC117731144 gene encoding SPRY domain-containing protein 3-like yields the protein MDDINLHYRFLNWRRRIREIREVRAVRYRERLKRMLREGDILRYHGNSDEVGCFVAARPLLRRNRYFEVTIIDTGVRGMIAVGLVPQLYKLDHQPGWLPHSVAFHADDGKLYNGNTVGQQLGPKCCRGDRIGCGVSLDSDDGQLTVFFTKNGKEVGSVDILASPDALFPAVGMHSLGEEVLLDLNAEWGMEEDDGQMIVDSHEEDWGRLHDIKVTGTLLEYVGKGKSIVDVGLAQARRPLNTRFHYYELEITDAGEKCYIALGLARRDYPKNRHPGWSRGSIAYHADDGKLFQGSGVGDAFGPRCFEGDVMGCGIMFPRDYSLDGGDDVDDWDLDVIPKPSEVQNDLYANNEDEEDEGEDLEGRKVTVFFTRNGKVVGRREVALPVGGLYPTIGMMSTGEKVRVDLHPLSG